A genomic region of Verrucomicrobiia bacterium contains the following coding sequences:
- a CDS encoding ABC transporter permease subunit: protein MNTVLALAGVVIKEMYRRKDFYVLFVLTALLTLLTGSTTFFNDDKIVGYLKEICLLLIWVATLVIALTTSARQIPAERESRTIFPLLAKPVTRLQVVLGKFFGCWLVAGFTIVLFYIFFGVVTGAREHHWPWLQYVQAAWLHWMMLGVVIGMSLLGSLVFSAPSVNVTIMFIIVGGILTLGEHLHKVALRMTEPSQSILSALYFLIPHVEWAFKFRDLILFDQPLIPWSAVGVATVYWGAYTAALLLAAWLVFRRKTLTLG from the coding sequence ATGAATACTGTTCTGGCACTTGCTGGTGTCGTCATCAAGGAAATGTATCGTCGGAAGGACTTCTACGTCCTGTTTGTGTTGACGGCCCTGTTGACGCTCCTGACGGGCAGCACCACGTTTTTCAACGACGACAAGATCGTGGGCTACTTGAAGGAGATATGTCTCCTGCTGATCTGGGTTGCCACCCTGGTCATCGCCCTGACGACCTCGGCCCGGCAAATTCCGGCGGAGCGTGAAAGCCGCACCATTTTTCCCCTGCTGGCCAAACCCGTGACGCGCCTGCAGGTTGTCTTGGGCAAATTCTTTGGCTGCTGGCTGGTGGCGGGATTCACCATTGTGCTCTTTTACATTTTCTTCGGCGTGGTGACCGGGGCACGGGAACACCATTGGCCCTGGTTGCAGTATGTGCAGGCGGCCTGGCTGCATTGGATGATGCTCGGGGTGGTGATTGGCATGTCCCTGCTTGGCTCGCTGGTGTTCAGCGCTCCGTCCGTCAACGTCACCATCATGTTCATCATCGTCGGCGGCATTTTGACGCTGGGCGAGCACCTGCACAAAGTTGCGTTGCGCATGACCGAGCCGTCGCAGTCGATTCTTTCGGCGTTGTATTTTTTGATTCCTCACGTGGAATGGGCCTTCAAGTTCCGGGATCTGATTTTATTCGATCAGCCGTTGATTCCGTGGTCGGCCGTTGGCGTGGCCACCGTGTATTGGGGGGCCTACACGGCGGCGTTGTTGCTTGCCGCCTGGCTGGTGTTCCGGCGCAAAACGTTGACGCTCGGATGA
- a CDS encoding ABC transporter ATP-binding protein, whose translation MDAILKTDRLRVEYPVRQRGQGPKVALHGLDLTVRAGEVFGFLGPNGAGKTTTMNVLLGFVQPTSGAAYLFGVDVRQPIARQRIGYLPELTYYYKFLSAEEILRFYAKIFGIPSSEAEQRIDRLIKLVELEHARKRPLKSYSKGMQQRVGLAQALINNPDLLILDEPTSGLDPLGRMKVRQIIQRLKDDGKTVFFSSHELGEVETVCDRVAIVNQGELKVEGRVDELVKQHQCDLEKIFLKIVGYEG comes from the coding sequence ATGGACGCCATCCTTAAAACTGACCGGTTGCGCGTAGAATACCCCGTGCGCCAGCGCGGCCAGGGGCCCAAGGTCGCCCTGCATGGGCTGGATTTGACCGTTCGTGCCGGGGAGGTTTTTGGCTTCCTCGGTCCCAACGGTGCGGGCAAGACCACAACCATGAACGTCCTGTTGGGATTTGTGCAGCCGACCAGCGGGGCGGCCTACCTGTTTGGGGTGGATGTGCGTCAGCCGATCGCCCGGCAACGGATTGGCTACCTGCCGGAGCTGACCTACTACTATAAATTCCTTTCGGCCGAAGAGATTCTTCGGTTTTACGCTAAAATCTTCGGGATACCATCCTCAGAGGCGGAGCAGCGGATTGATCGATTGATCAAGCTCGTTGAACTGGAGCACGCGCGGAAGCGTCCGCTTAAATCCTATTCCAAAGGCATGCAGCAGCGCGTGGGACTAGCGCAGGCGCTGATCAACAATCCGGATTTGCTGATCCTCGATGAACCCACCAGCGGCCTCGATCCGCTTGGCCGCATGAAGGTGCGCCAGATCATTCAACGCCTGAAGGACGATGGCAAAACGGTGTTCTTCTCCTCGCACGAACTCGGAGAAGTGGAAACCGTGTGTGACCGCGTGGCGATTGTGAACCAGGGCGAACTTAAGGTCGAAGGCCGCGTGGATGAACTGGTAAAACAACATCAGTGCGATCTGGAAAAGATTTTCCTGAAGATCGTCGGTTATGAAGGTTGA
- the hisB gene encoding imidazoleglycerol-phosphate dehydratase HisB encodes MKARRAKISRVTGETQIQVALNVDGKGSSAIATGIPFLDHMLTLFAKHAVMDLKLSCRGDLDVDAHHTVEDCGIALGQAFAQALGDKRGIRRYGTGFDPRNPFTGEAHVPMDECLARCVIDFSGRPYLVWRGLDRFAQRAVSSADRMQDMSSAFRFGLAREFFQGFANEARCNLHLELLYGDEPHHIVEVLFKAFAKAVDFACQRDPRIAGRIPSTKGRL; translated from the coding sequence ATGAAGGCAAGGCGAGCGAAAATCAGCCGGGTTACGGGCGAAACCCAAATCCAAGTGGCGCTCAATGTGGATGGCAAGGGCTCTTCGGCCATTGCCACCGGCATTCCGTTTTTAGACCACATGCTCACCTTGTTCGCGAAGCATGCGGTCATGGATTTGAAGCTCAGTTGTCGGGGGGATCTGGATGTGGATGCCCACCACACGGTGGAGGATTGCGGCATCGCGCTTGGCCAGGCCTTTGCCCAAGCGCTCGGCGACAAGCGCGGCATCCGGCGCTACGGAACGGGATTCGACCCGCGCAACCCGTTTACCGGTGAGGCGCATGTGCCGATGGACGAATGTCTCGCACGGTGTGTCATCGATTTTAGCGGCCGACCCTATCTGGTCTGGCGTGGCTTGGACCGCTTCGCCCAGCGTGCCGTTTCCTCCGCCGACCGCATGCAGGACATGTCGAGCGCCTTTCGTTTTGGTCTGGCGCGGGAATTTTTTCAGGGCTTTGCCAACGAAGCGCGTTGCAACCTGCATCTGGAACTTCTTTACGGGGACGAACCCCACCACATCGTTGAAGTCCTGTTCAAGGCCTTTGCCAAGGCGGTTGACTTTGCGTGCCAACGAGATCCGCGGATTGCCGGCCGCATTCCCAGCACCAAGGGCCGGCTGTAG
- a CDS encoding prepilin-type N-terminal cleavage/methylation domain-containing protein, with translation MSAIQLRLIKAMRAKHCKRRAFTLVEIMIVVAIIGLLAAIAIPNFIRARTQSQTKTCLGNLRQIDNGVQRWALEHNKSGADAVTEADVAPYLGRSVDPLTFDAAGVKCPASGTYGVTDIQSAPTCTVNGHEIN, from the coding sequence ATGAGCGCCATTCAGTTGAGGCTAATAAAAGCTATGAGGGCAAAACATTGCAAACGACGAGCCTTTACCCTCGTTGAAATTATGATTGTGGTGGCGATCATCGGCCTTTTGGCTGCCATTGCCATTCCCAATTTCATTCGTGCCCGGACGCAATCACAAACCAAGACCTGTCTGGGCAATCTGCGCCAGATTGACAATGGCGTGCAACGCTGGGCGCTGGAGCATAACAAATCCGGAGCGGATGCGGTGACTGAGGCTGATGTGGCTCCATATCTCGGGCGGTCCGTTGACCCGCTCACGTTTGATGCTGCCGGAGTCAAATGCCCCGCCAGCGGCACCTACGGGGTAACCGATATTCAGTCGGCTCCAACATGCACGGTTAACGGGCATGAGATTAATTAA
- the gmd gene encoding GDP-mannose 4,6-dehydratase: MAKRALITGITGQDGSYLAELLLSKGYEVHGIIRRASTFNTGRLDPIYEDPHVDKKRLFLHYGDLSDASALARLIGKIQPEEIYNLAAQSHVRVSFDAPEYTADITGTGTIRLLEAIRETGIKPRFYQASSSEMFGMVQEVPQKETTPFYPRSPYGAAKVYSYWITVNYRESYGMHASNGILFNHESPRRGETFVTRKITRAVAHIKAGLQDKLFLGNLDAKRDWGYAKEYVEAMWLMLQQDKADDYVIATNETHSVREFLKVAFGHVGLDWQKYVEIDPRYFRPAEVDLLIGDYSKAREQLGWEPRTKFADLVKLMVDADVELLRKHRAGEIQMRG, from the coding sequence ATGGCCAAGCGCGCATTAATCACCGGCATTACCGGGCAGGACGGATCCTACCTGGCCGAGCTGCTGCTCAGCAAAGGTTACGAGGTGCACGGCATCATCCGCCGGGCGAGCACGTTCAACACGGGTCGGCTCGATCCCATCTACGAAGATCCGCACGTGGACAAGAAACGGTTGTTTCTGCACTACGGCGATCTGTCCGATGCCAGTGCGTTGGCGCGGTTGATTGGCAAGATTCAGCCGGAGGAGATTTATAATCTCGCGGCACAAAGTCACGTGCGCGTGAGCTTCGATGCGCCGGAATACACGGCCGACATTACGGGGACCGGCACGATCCGCCTGTTGGAAGCCATTCGTGAGACCGGCATCAAGCCGCGCTTTTACCAGGCCTCGTCTTCCGAGATGTTCGGCATGGTGCAGGAAGTGCCGCAGAAGGAGACGACCCCATTTTATCCCCGCAGCCCCTACGGCGCCGCGAAGGTTTATTCCTATTGGATTACCGTGAATTACCGCGAGTCCTACGGAATGCACGCCAGCAATGGCATCCTGTTCAATCATGAATCACCCCGGCGCGGCGAAACGTTTGTGACGCGCAAAATCACCCGCGCGGTGGCGCACATCAAGGCCGGTCTGCAGGACAAGCTGTTTCTCGGCAACCTCGATGCCAAACGCGACTGGGGTTACGCCAAGGAATACGTGGAGGCCATGTGGCTGATGCTGCAGCAGGACAAGGCGGATGATTACGTGATTGCCACCAACGAAACCCACAGCGTTCGCGAGTTTCTGAAGGTCGCGTTTGGCCACGTGGGATTGGACTGGCAGAAATACGTTGAGATCGATCCGCGCTACTTTCGTCCGGCTGAGGTGGACCTGCTGATCGGCGATTACTCAAAAGCCAGGGAACAACTGGGTTGGGAACCCAGGACGAAATTCGCCGATCTGGTCAAACTGATGGTGGACGCCGACGTGGAGCTGCTGCGCAAACATCGCGCCGGCGAGATTCAAATGCGGGGTTGA
- a CDS encoding GDP-L-fucose synthase: MRFQQTSRVYVAGHRGLVGSAIWRELERQGFTHLIGRTHAELDLLDATAVNEFYHEFRPEYVFVAAAKVGGILANHNHPAQFLYENLQIQNNLIHGAWQAGVKKLLFLGSSCIYPKLAPQPLKEEYLLSGPLEPTNEWYAVAKIAGIKLCQAYRRQYGCDFISAMPTNLYGPNDNYDLQNSHVLPALIRKFHEAKTAGQSEVVCWGTGAPRREFLYADDLARACLFLMQHYSEEQFINVGSGSDVTILELAETVQRIVGFKGGIVWDTTKPDGTPRKLMDGSRLFAFGWKPQVDLATGIRLAYEDFLKRFGG; this comes from the coding sequence ATGCGATTTCAGCAAACCTCTCGCGTTTACGTCGCGGGGCACCGAGGCTTGGTTGGCAGCGCCATCTGGCGCGAACTTGAACGTCAAGGATTTACACATTTGATTGGCCGCACGCATGCTGAGCTGGATTTGCTGGACGCGACGGCCGTCAACGAGTTTTACCACGAATTTCGACCTGAGTATGTCTTCGTCGCCGCCGCCAAGGTGGGTGGCATTTTGGCCAACCATAATCATCCTGCGCAGTTTCTCTACGAAAACCTCCAAATCCAGAACAATTTGATTCACGGCGCCTGGCAGGCGGGCGTGAAGAAACTGCTGTTCCTCGGCAGTTCGTGCATTTACCCCAAGCTCGCCCCGCAGCCGCTCAAGGAGGAATACCTGCTCAGCGGTCCGCTGGAGCCGACCAATGAATGGTATGCCGTTGCCAAGATTGCCGGCATCAAGCTCTGTCAGGCCTACCGACGTCAATATGGCTGCGATTTCATCAGCGCCATGCCGACGAACCTGTATGGCCCAAACGACAATTACGATCTGCAAAATTCCCACGTGCTGCCGGCGCTGATCCGCAAGTTTCACGAGGCAAAAACCGCCGGCCAATCCGAAGTCGTTTGCTGGGGCACGGGCGCGCCCCGGCGCGAATTTCTTTATGCCGATGACCTGGCGAGGGCGTGCCTCTTCTTGATGCAACATTACAGCGAAGAGCAGTTCATCAACGTGGGCAGCGGCAGCGACGTGACCATTCTGGAACTGGCGGAAACCGTCCAGCGCATCGTCGGCTTCAAAGGAGGGATTGTCTGGGACACGACGAAACCAGATGGCACCCCCCGCAAGTTGATGGACGGCTCCCGCCTGTTTGCGTTCGGCTGGAAACCGCAGGTGGATTTGGCAACGGGCATCCGCCTCGCTTACGAGGATTTTTTGAAGCGCTTTGGCGGCTGA
- a CDS encoding type II secretion system protein — protein sequence MKINTSRKSGFTLVEIMIVVAIIGLLAAIAIPNFIKARATSQTKACINNLRQIDGAIQQYALENNVAANGPVTEANVAPYLGRTVAAATFADAGVKCPASGTYAVTDASTKPTCSIGDPHILP from the coding sequence ATGAAGATCAATACCTCCCGTAAGTCGGGCTTTACGCTCGTTGAAATCATGATCGTGGTCGCCATCATCGGCCTCTTGGCCGCCATTGCGATCCCGAACTTCATCAAGGCCCGCGCTACCTCGCAAACGAAGGCCTGCATCAATAACCTCCGCCAGATCGACGGCGCTATTCAGCAATACGCGCTGGAAAACAACGTGGCTGCCAACGGCCCGGTTACCGAGGCTAACGTGGCTCCCTATTTGGGCCGCACCGTTGCCGCTGCGACTTTTGCTGACGCAGGTGTCAAATGCCCGGCTTCCGGGACCTACGCGGTTACCGATGCTTCGACCAAGCCCACCTGCTCTATTGGCGATCCGCACATTCTCCCTTAA